In a single window of the Pseudomonas entomophila genome:
- a CDS encoding 2-hydroxychromene-2-carboxylate isomerase, with product MSKTVEFYFDLGSPATYLGWTQLPALCARQDAQLVYRPMLLGGVFQATGNASPVMVPAKGRYMFTDLQRFADRYGVPFGLPPGFPVNTLTLMRGVIGTQVQAPMRFEALLKALFEGLWVHRRNLSDPVVLADTLAQAGFDAEAFLALAGQPEVKEALKQATEKAVNRGVFGAPTCFVGEQMFFGQDRLDFVEEALLRRAL from the coding sequence ATGAGCAAGACCGTCGAGTTCTATTTTGACCTGGGCAGCCCGGCCACCTACCTGGGCTGGACCCAGTTGCCCGCCCTCTGTGCCCGCCAGGATGCGCAGCTGGTGTATCGGCCGATGTTGCTGGGGGGCGTGTTCCAGGCCACCGGCAATGCCTCGCCGGTGATGGTGCCGGCCAAAGGGCGCTACATGTTCACCGACCTCCAGCGTTTCGCCGACCGTTACGGTGTGCCGTTCGGGCTGCCACCGGGGTTCCCGGTGAATACGCTGACCCTGATGCGGGGGGTGATCGGCACACAAGTGCAGGCGCCGATGCGGTTCGAGGCGTTACTGAAAGCGTTGTTCGAGGGGTTGTGGGTGCACAGGCGCAACCTGTCGGATCCGGTCGTGCTGGCTGACACCCTGGCACAGGCTGGGTTCGATGCTGAGGCCTTCTTGGCACTGGCTGGCCAGCCTGAGGTCAAGGAGGCGCTCAAGCAGGCGACAGAGAAGGCTGTGAACCGGGGCGTATTCGGGGCGCCGACCTGCTTTGTCGGTGAACAGATGTTCTTTGGCCAGGACCGGCTGGATTTCGTCGAGGAGGCGTTGTTGCGGAGGGCTTTGTAG
- a CDS encoding DUF7693 family protein, translating into MPIVSSREAWQCLRDAALGSMVLEVVARLPDGQVEVRIDSWSLTLLQDGEGLACCSGCQSPDGRQADLQHWHRYGTNPVDHLSIWERGRIEQLLAAKPTLD; encoded by the coding sequence ATGCCCATCGTCAGCAGCCGGGAAGCCTGGCAATGCCTGCGTGATGCCGCCCTTGGCAGCATGGTGCTGGAGGTTGTTGCCCGCCTGCCCGATGGGCAGGTCGAAGTGCGCATCGACAGCTGGTCATTGACCCTGCTGCAGGACGGCGAAGGCCTGGCCTGCTGCAGCGGGTGCCAGAGCCCCGACGGCCGCCAGGCTGATCTCCAACACTGGCACCGCTACGGCACCAACCCAGTCGACCACCTGAGCATCTGGGAGCGCGGCCGCATCGAGCAACTGTTGGCGGCTAAGCCCACTCTCGATTGA
- a CDS encoding cupin domain-containing protein: MDTGTRLKLVRERNNLSQRELARRSGLTNSTISQIEQNRVSPSVSSLKKLLEGIPMSLAEFFSFDEPVREERFVFRGGEQPDLGRNGLRMLLVGASVEGRQMRMLRELYAPGADSGEPIVHSEGEECGLVTRGTMELWVDGQVSVLNAGDGYYIPTTLPHSFKNIGPDEAEIISANTPANF, translated from the coding sequence ATGGACACGGGGACACGACTCAAGCTGGTGCGTGAACGCAACAACCTCTCCCAACGGGAGCTGGCCCGCCGCAGCGGCCTGACCAATTCGACGATCTCGCAGATCGAGCAGAACCGTGTCAGCCCCTCGGTCAGTTCCCTGAAAAAGCTGCTCGAGGGCATCCCGATGTCCCTGGCGGAGTTCTTCAGTTTCGACGAACCGGTGCGCGAGGAGCGCTTCGTGTTCCGTGGCGGCGAGCAGCCGGACCTGGGCCGTAACGGCCTGCGCATGCTGCTGGTCGGCGCCAGTGTCGAAGGCCGACAGATGCGCATGCTGCGCGAGCTGTATGCGCCAGGCGCCGACTCCGGCGAGCCGATCGTGCATTCCGAAGGCGAGGAATGCGGCCTGGTCACCCGCGGCACCATGGAGCTGTGGGTCGACGGCCAGGTCAGCGTGCTCAACGCTGGCGATGGCTACTACATCCCCACCACGCTGCCGCACAGCTTCAAGAACATCGGCCCGGACGAAGCAGAAATCATCAGCGCCAACACCCCGGCGAACTTCTGA
- a CDS encoding MFS transporter encodes MTVAKDPASLTPASTLDLRPLMLANMACTMSMMAFVALIGPIARLLGMATWQAGAAVTVAGVVWVILARPWGRLADRYGRRRVLLLGSGGFTLAYWVLCLFIDGALRWLPGATLAFFGLMLARGLIGAFYAALPVGGNALIADHVQPQHRARAMASLGAANAVGLVVGPALAALLSRYSLSLPFYAMSLLPATAFVVLLFKLKPQPLAQAHAPNPVRLSDPRLRRPLLVAFSAMLSITVSQIAVGFFALDRLQLEAGDAAQAAGIALTCVGVALMVAQVFLRRLEWPPAKMIRIGASVSGLGFAAAALATHAPWLWSAFFVAAFGMGFVFPAFSALAANAMQAGEQGATAGSIGAAQGMGAVIGPLAGTLVYALDARLPFLAVGLLLLVVGLWPAPADQRH; translated from the coding sequence ATGACCGTCGCAAAGGATCCTGCTTCACTTACCCCCGCCAGCACCCTCGACCTGCGCCCGCTGATGCTGGCCAACATGGCCTGCACCATGTCGATGATGGCCTTCGTCGCCCTGATCGGCCCCATCGCCCGCCTGCTGGGCATGGCCACCTGGCAGGCCGGTGCGGCGGTGACCGTGGCCGGCGTGGTCTGGGTGATCCTGGCGCGCCCCTGGGGGCGCCTGGCCGACCGCTATGGCCGGCGCCGGGTACTGCTGCTGGGCAGCGGCGGCTTCACCCTGGCCTACTGGGTGCTGTGCCTGTTCATCGACGGTGCGCTGCGCTGGCTACCGGGCGCGACCCTGGCGTTCTTCGGCCTGATGCTGGCCCGCGGCCTGATCGGCGCCTTCTATGCCGCGTTGCCGGTTGGCGGCAACGCGCTGATCGCCGACCATGTCCAGCCCCAGCACCGGGCGCGGGCAATGGCCTCGCTGGGCGCGGCCAACGCCGTCGGCCTGGTGGTGGGCCCGGCACTGGCCGCGCTGCTCTCGCGCTACAGCCTGAGCCTGCCGTTCTATGCGATGTCGCTGTTGCCGGCCACGGCGTTCGTGGTGCTGCTGTTCAAGCTCAAGCCCCAGCCACTGGCCCAGGCCCATGCGCCCAATCCGGTGCGGCTGTCCGACCCACGCCTGCGCCGCCCGCTGCTGGTGGCCTTCAGCGCCATGCTCAGCATCACCGTGTCGCAGATCGCCGTCGGATTCTTCGCCCTCGATCGCCTGCAACTGGAGGCCGGGGATGCCGCCCAGGCCGCCGGCATTGCCTTGACCTGCGTGGGTGTGGCCCTGATGGTGGCCCAGGTGTTCCTGCGACGGCTCGAATGGCCGCCGGCGAAGATGATCCGCATCGGTGCCAGCGTTTCCGGGCTGGGCTTCGCCGCCGCCGCGTTGGCTACTCACGCACCGTGGCTGTGGAGCGCGTTCTTCGTCGCCGCATTCGGCATGGGCTTCGTCTTCCCGGCGTTCTCCGCGCTGGCGGCCAATGCCATGCAGGCCGGCGAACAAGGCGCCACCGCCGGCTCCATTGGCGCCGCCCAGGGCATGGGCGCGGTGATCGGGCCGCTGGCCGGCACCCTGGTCTATGCCCTCGATGCGCGGCTGCCGTTCCTGGCCGTGGGCCTGCTGCTGCTGGTAGTCGGGCTGTGGCCCGCGCCAGCCGACCAGCGCCACTGA
- a CDS encoding cytochrome b: MTPVAFHPLARLLHWLMAALILAMLFIGAAMVGDLSPRHPLLVELHKATGLALLALVLLRIALRLALPHPPLPRDLPATQRLAAGASHLLLYTLMLAMPLLGWAMLSAGGYPRPLQLPAIAPHDLRLYAVLRQAHGWAGYLLFATLLLHLGAALMHALVHRDGVLRSMWPGPLRRSE; encoded by the coding sequence ATGACCCCCGTTGCCTTTCATCCCCTGGCCCGTCTGTTGCACTGGCTGATGGCCGCACTGATCCTGGCCATGCTGTTCATTGGCGCGGCCATGGTCGGCGACCTGTCGCCCCGGCATCCCTTGCTGGTCGAGCTGCACAAGGCTACCGGCCTGGCCTTGCTGGCATTGGTGCTGCTGCGTATCGCCTTGCGCCTGGCCCTGCCCCATCCACCACTGCCCCGCGATCTGCCCGCTACCCAGCGCCTGGCCGCCGGGGCTTCGCACCTGCTGCTGTACACCCTGATGCTCGCCATGCCGCTGCTGGGCTGGGCGATGCTATCGGCAGGTGGCTACCCGCGCCCCCTGCAGCTACCCGCCATCGCGCCCCACGACCTGCGGCTGTATGCCGTGCTGCGCCAGGCCCATGGCTGGGCCGGTTACCTGCTGTTCGCCACCCTACTGCTGCACCTGGGGGCGGCGCTGATGCATGCACTGGTGCATCGCGACGGCGTGTTGCGTAGCATGTGGCCAGGCCCATTGCGCCGAAGCGAATGA
- a CDS encoding catalase family peroxidase encodes MQTPVNGPTKALRLAAIGATLAALGAGFAYAAGWIGAPRLTPQRIIDTFEAQAGHHPGYRKNHAKGLCVSGYFQSSGQAAQLSTARVFSQQRVPVIGRFAIGGANPFAPDTAVPVRSLAIQLASDDGQVWRTGMNNPPVLAVSTPEGFYEQVLAATPDPATGKPDPARLQAFFAAHPESAAFRQWAAGYRASDSFASTAYNSINAFRLIDAKGQPHPVRWSLQPETPFTALPGQVDDKQFLQHDLQQRLAQGPLRWTLRLTLAEPGDPVDDPARQWPIERRGIDAGTLVLEHVDGPEQGACRDLNFDPLILPRGIEPSNDPILAARSAAYSVSFNRRSHEALSEGAHP; translated from the coding sequence ATGCAGACTCCCGTCAACGGCCCCACAAAGGCCCTGCGCCTGGCCGCCATCGGCGCCACCCTGGCAGCGCTCGGTGCGGGCTTTGCCTATGCGGCCGGCTGGATCGGCGCACCCAGGCTTACCCCCCAGCGCATCATCGACACCTTCGAGGCCCAGGCCGGCCACCATCCAGGCTATCGAAAGAACCACGCCAAGGGCCTGTGCGTCAGTGGCTATTTCCAAAGCAGCGGCCAGGCCGCACAGCTTTCTACCGCGAGGGTCTTCAGCCAGCAGAGGGTGCCTGTGATCGGGCGCTTCGCCATTGGCGGCGCCAACCCGTTCGCGCCCGACACCGCCGTGCCGGTGCGCAGCCTGGCGATCCAGCTGGCCAGCGACGATGGGCAGGTCTGGCGCACCGGCATGAACAACCCACCAGTGCTGGCGGTGAGCACACCCGAAGGCTTCTATGAACAGGTGCTGGCCGCCACACCAGACCCGGCCACCGGCAAGCCCGACCCCGCCAGGTTGCAGGCATTCTTCGCCGCCCACCCGGAAAGCGCAGCGTTCCGCCAGTGGGCGGCCGGCTACCGGGCAAGCGACAGTTTCGCCAGCACCGCCTACAACAGCATCAACGCGTTTCGCCTGATCGACGCCAAGGGCCAGCCCCATCCGGTACGCTGGTCGCTGCAACCCGAGACGCCCTTCACCGCCCTGCCCGGCCAGGTCGACGACAAGCAGTTCCTCCAGCACGACCTGCAACAACGCCTGGCTCAGGGCCCATTGCGCTGGACGCTGCGCCTGACCCTGGCCGAGCCTGGCGACCCAGTGGACGACCCGGCCCGTCAATGGCCCATTGAACGCCGCGGCATCGACGCCGGCACCTTGGTCCTGGAGCACGTCGATGGCCCGGAACAAGGCGCCTGCCGTGACCTCAACTTCGACCCGCTGATCCTGCCCCGAGGGATCGAACCCTCCAACGACCCGATCCTTGCCGCTCGCTCGGCCGCCTACTCGGTATCGTTCAACCGCCGCAGCCACGAAGCGCTGAGCGAAGGAGCCCACCCATGA
- a CDS encoding sigma-70 family RNA polymerase sigma factor produces the protein MHELDDQQWRELLQRLRRFALWLTREPGSADDLVQATVERALSRGSQQRGVDRLRPWLFTILYRLFLDGKRRERLHARWLAWFGRGQAAEPLGADTESIVLAQADLQAFARLSAEQRALLLLVSVEGLSYKEAAEALGIPIGTVMSRLSRARAALRELTEGEPTPPALRRLK, from the coding sequence ATGCACGAACTGGACGACCAACAGTGGCGCGAGCTGTTGCAACGCCTGCGCCGCTTCGCCCTGTGGCTGACCCGCGAGCCCGGCAGCGCCGACGACCTGGTCCAGGCCACGGTCGAGCGCGCCTTGAGCCGCGGGAGCCAACAGCGGGGAGTGGACAGGCTGCGCCCCTGGCTGTTCACCATCCTCTATCGATTGTTTCTCGACGGTAAGCGTCGCGAGCGCCTGCATGCCCGCTGGCTGGCCTGGTTCGGCCGTGGCCAGGCGGCCGAGCCGCTGGGGGCGGATACCGAAAGCATCGTGCTGGCCCAGGCCGACCTGCAGGCCTTCGCCAGGCTGTCGGCCGAGCAACGTGCATTGCTGTTGCTGGTCAGCGTCGAAGGCCTGAGCTACAAGGAGGCCGCCGAAGCGCTCGGCATCCCCATCGGCACGGTGATGTCGCGCCTGTCGCGGGCCCGGGCCGCCCTGCGTGAACTGACCGAGGGCGAGCCTACGCCCCCGGCCTTGCGGAGACTCAAATGA
- a CDS encoding anti-sigma factor family protein: MTPLIPTEHELHAYVDERLDPQRRVEVRAWLAANPQEAARLEAWREDARRLRAALAGFGERPSDPALDLGPLRQRLRQRRRRQLASAAVLLIAVGLGGLGGWQAREVTLMAGSLPMADAVQAHRMFVDATALDIQASDPVQLQAWLGRHFNRVGQLPDLAGYGFKPVGARLLSNEAGPAALLVFQDRDGQRISLFLRSPGEHFERMPTGQRTEGQLEARYWSHGDYNFALVSAVDDARGEQVRQALGVSL; the protein is encoded by the coding sequence ATGACCCCCCTGATCCCCACCGAGCACGAGCTGCACGCCTACGTCGACGAGCGCCTGGACCCGCAGCGACGGGTCGAGGTGCGGGCCTGGCTGGCGGCCAACCCCCAGGAGGCGGCACGCCTCGAAGCCTGGCGCGAGGATGCCCGGCGCCTGCGCGCGGCATTGGCCGGTTTTGGCGAGCGCCCCAGCGATCCGGCCCTCGACCTGGGCCCGTTGCGCCAGCGTCTGCGTCAGCGTCGGCGACGGCAGTTGGCCTCGGCGGCGGTCCTGCTGATCGCCGTCGGCCTGGGCGGGCTGGGCGGTTGGCAGGCGCGGGAGGTGACGCTGATGGCGGGTAGCCTGCCGATGGCCGACGCGGTCCAAGCCCACCGGATGTTCGTCGACGCCACCGCGCTGGATATCCAGGCCAGCGATCCGGTTCAATTGCAAGCCTGGCTGGGCCGCCATTTCAACCGTGTCGGCCAACTGCCGGACCTGGCTGGGTATGGCTTCAAGCCGGTCGGGGCGCGTCTGCTCAGCAACGAGGCGGGGCCGGCGGCGTTGTTGGTATTCCAGGACCGCGACGGGCAACGCATCAGCCTGTTCCTGCGCTCGCCCGGCGAGCACTTCGAGCGCATGCCCACGGGCCAGCGCACCGAGGGGCAGCTCGAGGCGCGCTACTGGTCCCATGGTGACTACAACTTTGCGTTGGTCAGCGCCGTCGATGACGCCCGGGGCGAGCAGGTGCGCCAGGCGCTGGGCGTCAGCCTGTAA